A single Phalacrocorax aristotelis chromosome 18, bGulAri2.1, whole genome shotgun sequence DNA region contains:
- the VMA12 gene encoding vacuolar ATPase assembly protein VMA12: protein MASAVRAGRRLRRAAEGGELAALPAGLRAELQAALASDGALVPFGLLRRLHAALRETGSPLYLHELLEGSEIDLPEVPVPPRNPELVARLERIKAKLADEEYRRMTRNITGQEMNGTLAEFGRQVRSVKAVVITIFNFIVTVVAAFACTYLGSQYIFAETAARVLSAVIVASVVGLAELYVMVRTLEGDLGKL from the exons ATGGCGTCGGCGGtgcgggccgggcggcggctGCGGCGAGCGGCGGAGGGCGGCGAGCTGGCGGCGCTGCCCGCCGGGCTGCGGGCCGAGCTGCAGGCCGCGCTGGCCTCCGACGGCGCCCTGGTGCCCTTCGGCCTGCTGCGGAGGCTGCACGCCGCGCTACGGGAGACGG GGTCTCCGCTGTACCTACACgagctcctggaaggcagcGAGATCGACCTGCCCGAGGTGCCGGTGCCGCCGCGG AACCCCGAGCTGGTGGCGCGGCTGGAGCGGATAAAGGCCAAGCTGGCCGACGAGGAGTACCGGCGGATGACCCGCAACATCACCGGCCAG GAGATGAACGGGACATTGGCCGAATTTGGGAGGCAAG TTCGCTCCGTTAAAGCTGTTGTCATCACCATATTCAACTTCATTGTCACCGTGGTGGCCGCCTTCGCCTGCACATACCTGGGCAGCCAGTACATCTTCGCGGAGACGGCGGCG CGCGTCCTGTCGGCCGTAATCGTGGCCTCGGTGGTTGGCTTGGCCGAGCTGTACGTGATGGTGCGGACCCTCGAAGGGGACCTGGGGAAACTATGA